In Brevibacterium pigmentatum, the sequence CCCGCTGCGCATCTACGATGAGCTGACCACCCGCCACACGAACGAAGGACTGTCCTTCGCGCACGCGCAGGCGTTCATGCTCGACGAGTACGTCGGCATCGCCGAGGATCATCCGCAGCGCTATCGCAACGTCATCGACACCGAGATCGCCACCCGCGTCGATTTCGCCGAGGGCGCCGTCCACGGTCCCGAGGGATCCGCCGATGACCTGGCGGCCGCCTCGGCGGACTATGAACGGAAGATCGCCGAGGCGGGCGGGATCGACCTGCAGATCCTCGGGATCGGCAGCGACGGTCACATCGCGTTCAACGAACCCGGATCATCCCTGGCCTCGCGGACACGGGTGAAATCCCTGACGCACCAGACGCGGCTCGACAATGCGCGGTTCTTCGACGGCGACGTCGAGCAGGTGCCGAAGCTGTGCCTCACGCAGGGGATGGGCACGATCATGGAGGCCAAGCACCTCGTGCTCGTCGCGACCGGAGGCAACAAGGCCGAGGCCGTGCACCAGATGATCGAGGGGCCGATCTCGGCGATGTGGCCGGCGACTGTGCTGCAGATGCATCAGCACGTCACGGTGCTGCTCGATGATGCGTCGGCGTCGAGGCTGCAGCTCGGCGACTACTACCGCCACGCGTACGAGAACAAGCCGGAGTGGCAGAACCTCTGAGGGCCTCGCCTGCAGGGAGCTCGCAGCCTTCGACTGTCTCGGCCAGGCTCGTTCCGTCGGGTCGTTCACGCCGTGGGCGACGATGTGGGATCCGGCCAGAGCTGCCGCGAAGGCGTGCTGGAAGGTCGGAGTGTCCCGGAGCGTCCATGCTCCCTCCTTACCACCCGGAGGGCAGACGGCGTGATATTTGCGCAGGCGAGGGAGGGTGCAGTTGAGCTGGATCAATTCTGCGGTGTGCGCACGGTGATCGTCAGCTCCGGCTTCGCCGCCGGGCGTTCATCAGCGGAAAACGAGTCGACGACCTGATCGACGAGCGGCTGGAGGAACAGCTTGCCCAGCTGCCGGATCATGACTGTGACGACCTGATCGACGCGACTCCTGTCCGTCGAGGCGACGCCTCCCGAGCGCATGGAATCCACGCTCTGCAGTGAGAGCCTGGCCAGGCGTGTGATGAGAGTGCGACCGGCAGAGCCTTCGAGGAGTTCGCGGCGCAGGTAGCCGACTATGAGCGGGTTCGCCTTGAGCATCTGAGCCACCGCGGCATCGCGCCCGGCGGTATCCGCGACGGAGTCCGGAGCTGCGGCATCGGCTTCGGTGATCGCTGCGGCGAACTGGTCGACGATCCAACTCTCGACAGCCGCCCGCAGTCCGTCCTTCGAGCCGAAGTGGTGTGAGATCAGGCCGATGGCCACTCCCGCTTCGGAGGCGATCGCGCGCAGGGGAGTGCCGGCGAATCCGGTCGTGGCGAACTGATGGAGACCGGCATTGCGAATCCGGGCACGGCTCGTGAGATCTATCGCCGAGGACTCGCCGGCGTCGGCGTTCCTGCTCTTGCGCTCCGCATTCATCGGCACATCCATGTCCTCACTTCTGTCGTCCGGGGCCATTCTCTCAGACCGATGCTGTTGCCCTTTCTCCTGCCGATGCTCGTGCTCGTGTCGGTGTTCGTACCTGGAAACCGGAAACTTCTCGTCATGGTATTGAACGTTCTTTCAATATCCTATACATTCATTCAGGAAAGTTGATTCGACTCGACCGGGGGATCCGCGAATGACCGCTTCTCAACCGCTCAGCGGAGTCACGGTGATCTCTCTTGCCGTCAATCTGCCGGGACCGCTGGCGGCAGCGCGCCTGCATGCTCTCGGTGCCCGGGTCATCAAGGTCGAACCGCCCATCGGCGATCCCCTCAACCTGATGTTTCCCGCCTACTACCAGGAGCTCACCGACGGCCAGGAGATCCGCACCATCGACCTCAAAGATGATGAGGGAATCGAACAGCTCCGG encodes:
- the nagB gene encoding glucosamine-6-phosphate deaminase → MEVVIADEYTLAELAADAIERLLRTEAAPVIGLATGSSPLRIYDELTTRHTNEGLSFAHAQAFMLDEYVGIAEDHPQRYRNVIDTEIATRVDFAEGAVHGPEGSADDLAAASADYERKIAEAGGIDLQILGIGSDGHIAFNEPGSSLASRTRVKSLTHQTRLDNARFFDGDVEQVPKLCLTQGMGTIMEAKHLVLVATGGNKAEAVHQMIEGPISAMWPATVLQMHQHVTVLLDDASASRLQLGDYYRHAYENKPEWQNL
- a CDS encoding TetR/AcrR family transcriptional regulator produces the protein MDVPMNAERKSRNADAGESSAIDLTSRARIRNAGLHQFATTGFAGTPLRAIASEAGVAIGLISHHFGSKDGLRAAVESWIVDQFAAAITEADAAAPDSVADTAGRDAAVAQMLKANPLIVGYLRRELLEGSAGRTLITRLARLSLQSVDSMRSGGVASTDRSRVDQVVTVMIRQLGKLFLQPLVDQVVDSFSADERPAAKPELTITVRTPQN